In the genome of Burkholderia sp. PAMC 26561, the window GGCACGCAGGCCCGCATGTTGCTAGAGGATATGCCTGTGGCAGCGTTCAAGATCGGCGCGGCGACGCGTGCGGAGGTCGTAGCCGCGATTGCGGAGGTCGTGGCGGACTACGACGATGTCCCGCTTATCCTCGCACCCGATTTCACGCTCGACGACGAACACGTGCTGGCCGCGGACGAACTGCGGGAGTCGATGGCCGATTTGCTGGTGCCGCAAACCACCATGCTCGTTGCCGATCACGCCACCCTCCTGCAGCTTGCGCAGCCCGACGGTGACGCCGAAGCGCCCACGCTCGACGCTGCGATCTCGCACCTGCTTTCACAGGGCTGCGAGTACATATTGGCTACGGAAACGGGCACGCACCGGCACGTGAACACGCTGTACAGCGAGGAAGGCCAGATCCGGCAGGACACGTGGGACCGGACCGAACATCGCATGATGGGCATTACCGATACGCTCGGCTCGGCGATTGCCGCGCTGCTGGCGAACGGGCAGGAACCGGCGGAAGCCGCGCGCGAAGCGCAAGAATACGTTTTCCAGGCGACGCGAGCCGCCTTCAGGCCCGGCATGGGCGCATATATGCCGGATCGATTCTTTTGGGCCCGTTCGAACGATGACGAAGAGACAGCGCCCGTGGTGGTCGACGCGCCACCCGCCGCACCTGGCGAAGCACGCCACTGAAACTGATCTGGAGCGAAACTAAAACATGCCGCTGCGCAAAGCTTCGCTC includes:
- a CDS encoding hydroxymethylpyrimidine/phosphomethylpyrimidine kinase, producing MPSDTPPIVLTFGLSDPTGGSGLQADLLTLASMGCHGLTVLTGYTVRDSATCDEVTGLEPETVGTQARMLLEDMPVAAFKIGAATRAEVVAAIAEVVADYDDVPLILAPDFTLDDEHVLAADELRESMADLLVPQTTMLVADHATLLQLAQPDGDAEAPTLDAAISHLLSQGCEYILATETGTHRHVNTLYSEEGQIRQDTWDRTEHRMMGITDTLGSAIAALLANGQEPAEAAREAQEYVFQATRAAFRPGMGAYMPDRFFWARSNDDEETAPVVVDAPPAAPGEARH